In Arthrobacter sp. PAMC25284, a single genomic region encodes these proteins:
- a CDS encoding GtrA family protein — protein MITTLTERVRGLASLFWREVAKFGAVGGVAFVIDNGLTYFLMHGPMTDSEAKARFFGASVATVFSWIANRFWTFRRRRQDNVLREFTMFLLINGIGIGISTGFTAFAKYGLGVSDKNMLFLAGVAGILVATVVRFFAYRFLVFNKELDDEPEFAHDHEIIERHPHPKPGVRVPEAAGQDQERPGPTP, from the coding sequence CTTGCCTCGCTGTTTTGGCGCGAAGTGGCCAAATTTGGTGCCGTGGGCGGCGTCGCGTTCGTCATCGACAACGGACTGACGTACTTCCTGATGCACGGCCCGATGACGGACAGCGAAGCCAAAGCCCGGTTCTTTGGGGCCAGCGTGGCCACGGTCTTCTCCTGGATCGCGAATCGTTTCTGGACGTTCCGTCGCCGCCGCCAGGACAATGTGCTGCGCGAATTCACGATGTTTCTGCTGATCAATGGGATCGGCATCGGCATCTCGACGGGCTTCACCGCATTCGCCAAGTATGGTCTGGGCGTCAGTGACAAAAACATGCTGTTCCTCGCGGGAGTTGCGGGAATCCTCGTGGCGACGGTGGTCCGGTTCTTCGCCTACCGCTTCCTGGTCTTTAACAAGGAACTCGACGACGAGCCGGAGTTCGCACACGACCACGAGATCATCGAACGGCACCCGCACCCCAAGCCCGGTGTACGCGTTCCGGAGGCCGCAGGCCAGGACCAGGAGCGGCCAGGGCCGACACCCTAG